The region CATCAAAGTCAACGCCTTGAAAAGGCTTTTTGAGTCAATGCGCAGCTGTTAGTCAGGCTTCTCGCAGGACCGTTGCCATGGCTTTGGCGACGTAGTCGATGTTGTTCATATTCAGCGCGGCGACGCATATCCGACCACTGCTAACGGCATAAATGCCAAACTCATCAGCCAGACGCTTCACCTGCTCCTTGCTCAGCCCTGAATAGGAGAACATTCCGCGCTGCCGTTGAATGAACTCAACATCCTGGTCGACGCCTTCGGCTTTCAGTTTCTCCGCCAGCGACTGGCGCATTCCGCGGATGCGTTCGCGCATTTCTGCCAGTTCGTCTTCCCACAACGCATACAACTCAGCATTGTTGAGGACTGCCGAAACGATCTTGGCGCCATGTGTTGGCGGGTTGGAATAGTTGGTACGAATGACGCGTTTGAGCTGAGACAAAACGCGCGCATTCTCGTCTGCATCGCGGGTGACCAGGGTTAATGCACCGACCCGCTCACCGTACAAGGAAAAGGACTTGGAGAACGAGCTGGCCACCAGAAAGGGCAGACCGCTCTCGGCGAACAAGCGTACAGCCAGCGCGTCGTCCTGCAGATTCTCACCGAAACCCTGATAGGCGATATCCAGGAAGGGCACGTGATTGCATCGCTGGATCACATCGATCACCCGAGCCCAGTCAGCGAGGCCCAGATCTACCCCGGTGGGGTTGTGGCAGCAGGCGTGCAGCAATACCACGCTGCCCTCGGGCAGGGCTTCGATGCCTTCAAGCATGCCAGCCAGGTTCAGTCCGTGCGTCTCGGGGTTGTAGTAAGGATAGGTTACGACTTCATAGCCGGCCGCTTCGAACAGTGAGCGATGGTTTTCCCAGCTGGGGTCACTGATCGCCACCAGGCGCTTGTCGGTCAGGCGATGCAGGAAATCCGCCCCCAGTTTGAGCGCGCCGGTTCCGCCCAGCGATTGAGCCGTGATCAGTCGGCCGGATTGCATGATTGAAGAATCGGCACCGAACAGCAATTCCTGAACAGCCTTGTCGTAGGCAGCAAGACCATCGATTGGCAGGTAACCGCGGGACGCGTGCTCGGCAACGCGAGCTTCTTCAGCGGCCTGTACGGCCCTCAGTAACGGCAGTTTGCCTGCCTCGTCATAATATACGCCGACGCCAAGGTTGACCTTTTCCGCGCGGGTATCAGCATTGAACGTTTCGTTCAGGCCCAGGATTGGATCATGCGGGGCCATTTCGACGGGGAAGAACAGACTCATGGTATAGGGGACTCGGGCAGGTGAATGGTATGTGGCATTCAGGGTCGCACATTATAAACAGACCCGCATTTATCTGCGAGTGGCGCAGTATCCTGAAATCATTCGACGCCTTTTTCGGCGGGATCGTCACCCGGAACCGGTTGACCGCGGTGCTATCATGTCGGGGTATCCGTTACCCGGTGGACCCGAGAATATGAGCCAATTCAACCTGCAAACCCGTTTCAAGCCGGCAGGCGATCAACCTACTGCAATCGCCCAGCTGGTTGAAGGTATTGAAGCCGGGCTATCGCATCAGACACTGCTGGGGGTAACGGGCTCAGGCAAGACTTTTACCGTGGCGAATGTCATTCAGCAGGTGCAGCGTCCAGCGATTATCATGGCGCCGAACAAGACACTGGCTGCACAGCTGTACGGGGAATTCCGCGAATTCTTTCCGAACAACGCCGTCGAATATTTCGTCTCCTATTACGACTATTACCAGCCTGAAGCCTATGTCCCGTCTTCAGACACCTTTATTGAAAAAGACGCCTCCATTAACGATCACATTGAGCAGATGCGACTGTCCGCTACCAAAGCACTGCTCGAGCGTCCGGACGCCATCATCGTTGCCACGGTGTCGGCTATCTATGGTCTCGGTGATCCACAGTCGTATCTGCGCATGGTTTTGCACGTGGACCGTGGCGATATTCTGGACCAGCGCACGCTGTTGCGCCGGCTGGCCGAACTGCAGTACACGCGTAACGACATGGAGTTGTCGCGCGCCAACTACCGGGTGCGCGGCGATGTGATTGATATCTTCCCGGCGGAATCCGATCTTGAAGCGGTGCGGATCGAGCTGTTTGACGAAACGGTGGAAACGATTAGCTTCTTTGATCCGCTTACCGGTGAGGTACTACGTAAGGTTCCGCGCGTAACTATCTATCCCAAATCACATTATGTGACGCCACGAGAAAAGCTTGTCGATGCCGTGGAGCAGATCAAGATTGAACTCAAGGAGCGGCTTGAGACGCTCACGGGGCAGAACAAGCTGGTCGAGGCGCAGCGTCTGGAGCAGCGTACGCGTTTCGATATGGAGATGATTCTCGAGCTCGGATACTGCAATGGCATCGAGAACTACTCCCGATATCTCTCCGGCCGTCCGCATGGCGAAGCGCCGCCCACGCTGTTTGATTATCTCCCGCAGAACGCTTTGTTGATTATCGATGAATCCCACGTGTCAGTGCCCCAGGTCGGGGCCATGTACAAGGGCGACCGTTCGCGTAAGGAAACACTGGTCGAATACGGCTTTCGTTTGCCTTCGGCACTGGACAACCGGCCGATGCGTTTTGATGAATGGGAGGCCATTTCGCCGCAGACCATCTTCGTTTCCGCAACGCCTGGTCCTTATGAGCAGGAGCACGCAGGACGTACGGTGGAGCAGGTTGTACGTCCAACCGGTCTGGTCGATCCCAAGATCGAGGTGCGTCCGGCCACCAGTCAGGTTGATGATCTCTTATCCGAGATCGGTTTGCGCGTAGCTCAGGGTGAACGGGTACTGGTTACTACCTTGACCAAGCGCATGGCCGAAGATCTGACGGATTATCTGGCGGATCATGGGGTGCGAGTGCGCTATCTGCACTCGGATATTGATACGGTAGAGCGTGTCGAGATTATCCGCGACCTGCGTATCGGTGGTTTCGATGTGTTAGTCGGGATTAACTTGCTTCGAGAAGGCCTTGATATGCCTGAAGTTTCGCTGGTCGCGATACTCGATGCCGATAAAGAAGGTTTCCTCCGTTCCGAGCGTTCGCTGATTCAGACAATAGGCCGCGCGGCGCGTAACCTGAACGGCAAGGCAATTCTATATGCGGACCGGATGACCGGCTCCATGGAGCGTGCGATCGGTGAGACCGAGCGCCGTAGGGAGAAGCAGATAAGCTTCAATCTCGAGCACAACATCACGCCGGTAGGGGTGACCAAAAGCGTCAAGGACATTCTGGAAGGTGCAGTGGTGCCGGGCAGCAATAGCCGCTCAAACAAGCGTAAGCAGCTCAAGGCTGCCGAAGACGCAGCGGATTACAACGCCGGACAACTGCGTTCGCCTTCCGAGATTACCAAGCGCATCAAGCAGGCGGAGGAAAAGATGTATCAGCACGCGCGTAATCTCGAGTTTGAAGAGGCCGCGTCAATGCGCGATGAGATTCAGAAGCTGCGCGCGCAGTTGATGAAGGTCTAGCAATAGGAATGGTCTGAGGCCTGGGTCACTGAACAGCACGCAGGCTCAATTGCCTGGCAGGACGCGGGCGTAAGGCGTTAGCCGGCAGTGCTTTTGCGTTGCCTTTTAATTTCAGTTTTTTCAGCTACTTATGCTTGACAGGTTTTTGGGTGCTGCGTAGAATTCGCGGCCATTGCAGGCACGTAGCTCAGTTGGTTAGAGCACCACCTTGACATGGTGGGGGTCAGCGGTTCGAATCCGCTCGTGCCTACCAAACAAACCGCTCTAGGGCGGTACATAGAGGGCGATCCGAGAGGGTCGCCCTTTTTGTTTGGGAATAGATTGGGAATAGATTGGGAAAACGATCCACCCATCATAGTTTCAAGCCGGCCTGCACCCGCAGGTATGCCGGTCCCTTCTTCGCTTCGTGTCCCTCCTGGTAGTAGGCTGTCATTTCCTCCGTCGCGTGTCCCATCAGTGCCTGAATGTATTCCTGCTCGAAGCCTTGCTTCTGATACATCCACGCACCCAGTGCGCGCAGTTCGTGCACCGTTGGCCGTGCGGCTGGCTCGGCGATGTGGTCATAGGCGCCACATTCATCGCGTGCGGTGCGGAAGGCCTTACTGAAATAGTCTTCGGTGACTGCTGACCAGTGCAGTTTGGCTTCCATCTGTGAGCGCTGGCGCCGCTTTGGCTTGTAGCAGATCAGATACGGGCTGAGGATTGGTTCGCTCAAGCACTCCTGCACCAGCTCCCGCAGGTCTGGCCCCATGTCGATCTCCAGATGCACCGGCTTGTCATAGTTCTGCGTCTTGCTGGCGCTGATGCGGATGGTGTTGGCGGCCATATCAACGGCTGAGCGTTCCCAGCGCACCAGGTCTTCACGACGTTGCAGGCTGAGCAGGGCAAGGCGGATTGCACGCTTGAGCCATGCAGGCGTGGTGTCTGCTTCCAGTATCCGTTTCACGCCCGCCTCGGTGTGGCGCTGACGCTTCTTCTCGGCTTCCTTCTTGCGCAGGGTGAGCTCAGCCACGTTACGATCAGCCAGGCCCTTTGCGACGGCGAAGGTCCATATCTGGATCATCAGTCCGCGATGCTTGGTGTAAGCGTTATTGCTGAACTGGTCCAGGTACTCGGCAAGCTCGAGCACGTCCAGCTGCCCGATAAGCTTGCTGCCCAAGTCCTTGCGGTAGCGCTCCAGCTTGATGCGCACTTCCGCCAGGGTGCGGGGTGCCAGGTCGCGCTCCGGTAGCCATTCGGTTTCGAATCGGTCCAGCAATTTCAGTAACTTGGGCGCTTCTTCTCCAGTGATTAATTCAAATAATCGGGAATCCGCAACCAGCGGCATCAGCTTCGCGTTGGCTGCATTGGCCAGCTTAATGGCCTCCTGCAGTGTTTTGTTGATGCTGGTTTTCTTGCCGGTCAGCGGGTTGCGGTATTGGAAATACTTGCCGTTTGGGTAGAGGTTTGCCGGCAGGGTTCGGTTGCCGACGCCCCGGCGCCGCGGAGACATCAGCCCACCTCCAGCATTTTAGCCAGCAGCGGATCGTCCGAGCCGAGCAGGGCGGATTGCACGTCGACGAAATGCATGCCGCCTCGGACCTCACCCTCCAGTTCGCCTTCCTCAATCCACTTTTTAATCTGCTGAACGCTGGGCTTGCCACCGGCATAGCGCATTTTGCGGTATTCGGCGGCCTCCATCAGGCGCGGCATGTTGACGGTTATCTGTGCCAGTACCTTGGCCATGGTTTGTTACCTCCCCTTCAATCGGCGGGCTGCCCGCGCGATTCAACTTCTATCTTGTTTTTGCAGTCCGGCGTTGCCATCGTCACGCGGATGCCCTTGTAGTCCGGAATGCCCGCCTCACGGTCCCATGCGACGAAAGCCAGATACCGCTTGCAGGTATCACGCTGCTTGCACCAATGGCCGTCTGGCAGTAGATCCATTCGGCCGGCGCAGCGGGATACTTCATAAGGCAGCGTGACCATTTTGCGGGTCTCAGCAATATGGTCCGTCATGGCTTGGCTCCCTGAATCGCCGCATCGATGGCCGACAAAAGCGCTGCAGCGTCAGCACATGAATCACACTTGCAGTTTCCCTCTGGTGGATATACCCATTCCCTGCAGTTGATCAGCACCCGCCCCATATCCTCATTCCGCTGCGCTGTCTCGCTTGCAAGCTTGTCAGTAGCGGCTAGAGCAGTGCGGAGTTCGTCGCGCTCTGCTGCCAGATCGAGCACCCATTGCGGGTCGCACTGCATTTCCATGTGGCGCCGCTTTGCATTTGTCGCGAGGGTGATTAGCGGGTTATAGCTCACTCCCCTGCCTCCCCATGCTTTGCCAGTGCTGCACGGGCGCCGTGGCATAGCTGCGCGCAATGCTTGCTACGCTGACCGTTGAACTCAGGGTCGCAACCTGGGTTGCAAGGCTCCCAGTACGGTAGCGGCTCTGCCGGGGCTTGTTGGCGGCGATTCCATGCATCAACCAATCCTTCCTTCTCGCCAAACACCACGCGGGAGCATGCATCGCAACTTGTGCAGACGATGGCGTCACCGTCAAAGTTCGCCTCATCGTCCAAAGTGATCCGTTTCGCCTCGCCACCGCAAAACGGGCACGGCTTCAATTCTTCCAGTTCCTTGCTCATACATCACTCCTTTGCTTTGCCAGTGCTGCGCGGAACTCATCGCGCAGTCGGCGTATTCGGTTCTCGCATGCCTGGGCGTAGTTCTTCTGGGGAATAACCTCATCCGAATCCCATTCGCCTGCCTCGCCTCCGCAGATGCTAATTGCTCTCTTTGCGAACAGTTCCAACGCCTGCTCAAACTGCGTCGTCTGCCTAACCAAGCTTTCGTAACTCGCAGCCAGAGCCTGATGCTCATTCATCAGCACCTTGTACTTCTCCCGCAATGATCCGGCATCCAGGCTATCCACGCTTTCCGCTATCGGTGCGGGTTCAATCATGTTCGGTGTCATGGGGTGGCGTCTCCCTGCGAAGGCGTTCATACGCGGTTATGCCTGTCTTGAAGCGTTGCCTTTCGCTGCGCGATCAGCTGGCGCTCGCGTTCCTGTTCGGCTTCTTCATCCGCCACCGGGGCGGGTAGCGATGGCTTGCGCGGCTGGTAGTCCATGGCGAGGAAGGTGGGGCGCATGGCGCCGCCGCTGCTGGAGAAGATAGCGGCTTCGGTTTTCATCACCTGGACGACGACATCGGCAGCCTTGATGACGGCGCCGGCCTTGTCGATATCGATAGTGCCTTGCTCGATCTTGTCCATCAGACTCGCCATGCGATCAATGAGATCCGTTTGATTCTTCACGTTGTTTCTCCTGTACTTTTCGTTTGAGCTTGGCCAGCTTGCGGATGACATGCTTGAGTTCGGGCGGGTAGCGGTGGATGGTGTTGCGCCGCGCGTTTTCGGCACGGCTGATCAACTCCAGCCGGTTTATTGTGATGTCGGTGTGGCGCGGGCCTTTGTCTGTGAACACAACGATATGGCCGGCGGGTATGGGGCCGTGCTGTTCTTCCCAGATAATGGAGTGAACCGACTTCCACCGCCGGTGGAGTGGCCCGTCGTCGCGGATCTTGCGTTGCAGGATGCCGTCCTTGGTGATGCGCTCATGCCCGACGGGTTTGTATAGGGCCTGCGCCCGGCCAGCCATTTCGCCTTTTTTGAACTGCGTTTCCGCCGCTCTGCCGCCTGCCTGCCATCCCTTTTTACCGGCGTTCCAGGGCGTCTGGCCTTTTTGAAACTGGCAGTTGGCGCCGCGCTTGTCGCCTGGTACCAGCCTGCCGCTTGCCGGGCTGGCGAGGTATTCAGCGCTGCGCTTGAGGCCCATGCCATAAGCTTTGGCGTAGATCGCCCGCTCGTTGCGCTGGAAGATGACTTCCAGGTGGCGCATGGGCGTGTTGGGGTAGAGCGTTTCAAGGCGGACCAGCTCGGGGCCGGTCCATGGCTTGCGGGTCATGAATTACCTCAGAACAAAGCGAACTGCGCTTCCTGGTTGTGCGTGGGCACGGGCAGCGGCAGTGCAGGGGTGGGTGGTTCCGGTAGCGCGGGTGCTGGCGCCGGCTCGGTCTGGTCCAGGGCGCTGCCGAGGGCGTAACCGCGGCGCAGCTTGTAATCCCACAGGCCAGTGACGTGCATCGGCGTGTACCAGTGCTCGAGCTCTTCGAGCAGCAGCGCGTTGCCGCGAATCACGACAGCGGGAATGCCCAGCAGGCTGAATTGCAGATAGGCCATGTGCACGGCGCGCGGGTCGATATCCACGGCCGTGACATGCAGATGCTGCTGGTAGTTGACGCGCCGGTCAGTCATGGTCTCGGCTATTGCGATCACCATGGCGCCGGCACCGCAGGCCGGCTCGCTGACTGTGATGAATCCGCGTTCCTCGATGCGCTGGCGCAGGTCCGGGGTATCGCCTACCTGCATGCGGGCCATCACCTGGCACACGCTGTACGGGGTGAAGAGCTGGCCCCGCGCTGCGTTGCTCAGCTCCAGCGAGTGGAACACCTGCCCCAGCACATCATCCGGCCCGCACTCCAGCGCACAGACCAGCTCACCCAGCATCTTCGGAAAGCGTGCGGCTTCCTCCTTGTTGTACGCCTTGATGATGTCCATATAGCGGGCTTCGCGCCGTGCCTGGTTGGCCAGGTCAACGCTGTTGCTGATCGCCAGGGCGGACATTTCCACAAAGTCGCGGAACACATCGAAAAGCTGGTGCCGGTGCGCGTTCTGCTCGAGCAGCTTGGTGAGGTTATTCTGATGCTGTGCGGGACTGCTGACGGGGGCTTTGACGCGTGCGTTCATATCGGCCTCGAAGGTCGGGACTATCCAGCCCAGCGCGTGCGGTAGGTGCAGATGTCGCGCGCGGTGCTGATGCCGCAGTGATACTTGAGAGCAAGGCGACGGTAGCTGAGGCCGGCGGCGTGGTCTGCGCGCATGGCGGCTACCTGGGCACTGCTCAGCTTGGCCCGCTGATGGCATTCGCCAATCCGGTGCCCGGTGTGGTTTCTGGTCATGGCTGCTTCTGGTGTGACGGTGCGGTGTGACGCTATGGGTTGCGCATGAAGTCGCGTAACTGTTCGTCGGTGAGGCGCGAGGCGTTGTGGATCAAACGCGTGACGGCATCCTGTTTCTCGTCCAGTTCACATGCAGTCATGATCCGCTCCAGGTGTTCGGCGGTCGCGTGATACACATCGGTCTGCATGCGGTAGGCGAGCAGGCGGCGCTGGCGCTCTTCTTCGCGCAGCTTGTCGCGGGCGCGTTTTTCGGCCATGCGCTGGGCGCTGGTTTTGGCGGTCATGCGGGCTGCCTCCCGAACTGCAGGTTGTACTTCTTGCACCACCGGCTGAGCGTGCCGCGCGGCACGCCGAGTGCGTCGGCTGCCTTGCGCTGGGTGATGCCGGCCTTGGCGTCTTTGCGTAGCTGAGCCAGCTGTTCTGGCGTCGGGCCTTTATCCGCATGCTCGGTCGGGTTCAGGCCTTCTTCCTTGAGTATGGATTCAGCCAGCTCGCGGGAGCAGTCTGCGTGTGCGGCTATCTCGCTGAGCTTCAGCCGGTTGTTGAAGGCCTCTAGCACCTTGGCGCGGTACCGATCGCGGCGCGCCTTGTGGCGCTGGTGCGCGGCGAGGCCTGATGGGCTGTTCGGCTTGATGTTGGCGACGGTAACGCCTGTGTGCTCAATGCGGCCGCCGGCGGCGAAGAAGGCTTGCTTCAGGGCTTCAAGCTCTGCGGTGGCGGCGAGGTGTGAGGCGGGAATGGATTGCTCAAGCATACTGCGCTCCTGCTGCTTAGCGGTCGTGAAGGCGAATCGATGTCCAGTTCTTGGCGCTGGGTAGCTCGCGGGGCGAGCGGTACACGGGGATGCCCAGGCGGGCGGCTTCGGCTACCTCGGCCTCGGTACCGGCTGAGGTGTGGTAGCCGGGGCAGAGCAGGACCGCATCACAGCGGCGCATCAGCTCCATGGTTGCGGCCAGCCAGTAGTCATCGGGTATATCCGGCGCCGCTTCGTCCAGCCCGCCGGTGTTGGCGTGGGGTATCAGCGGGGACCAGCCCTTGCGCACTGTCTGCATGCCCATGGCGCGGGCTGACTGGATGTTCAGCTCAACGCCGGCGCGGCTCTTGGCGCGGTAGGGGCCGGCGATGTACACCACCGGGATGCGCATAGGGGTTATTGGCGTGCCCGCGGCGCGCGGCGTTGCGGTCATGGCGCTATCTGCAAACATGGCGCGTGCTCCCGGGCGTTGGCGGCCAGCTCTGCAAGGCGCTGGCGCTGGTCGGGTGTGATGGTGCCGATCATCATCAGCGCGGTGAGGTAACCCTGGCACCAGGCGTGCTGGAAGTTGGCCCGCTCCGGATTGCGCTGGTCATGCAGATCATCCAGCCGGGCCAGCAGCGCTATCGTTGCGACGCTCAGGCTCAGGTCTTCAACTGGATTGGGCATGGCGGTTACTCCTTGCTGCTTCGTAGCGCTCGCGCTTGGCGACGGCGGCGGGATAACCCTCGGCCCAGCCGATAACGCGGCCGCCCATGGTGAGCTGCCACCAGGTGCCGCTTGGCTGTGTGGAGGGCAGTACGCGACGGCCTGCTGATTCAATGATGATCGGTTGCATGGTCACTTCCTTTTGTGGGTGCGGTAGGGCGGGTTGTCAGCTGGCTGGCGCGGCTTCGATGTCAGCCTTGATGCGGTCGTACACTTCCTCGCGGTGAACCGGCACGTCGCGCGGTGCGTCGATTGCCAGCCGTACCTGTTGCCCGGCGACGCCGGTAACGGTGATGCGTACGTCATCGCCGACGAGGATGGTTTCGCCAATGCGGCGGGTGAGTATCAACATGGGGATTCCTTTAAAAGATGAAGACGGGGGCTGATGGATCCTTGCCCGCCGCTCTGACGACGGTGGTATTGCGTGGCCTGGCTGGTCGACGGGCCATGGTGGAGCGGTCAAGCTCGCCGGCGACCAGGCACAGCACGATTGCGAGAAGGATTGCTTCGAACGTTTTCATGATCTCTTCCTTGAGGTGCCGGGCTGATCGAGCGTTCGCCCAGGGTGAATAGGTGCCGGTCAGCCCCGGCTGCTCACCACTGCCCAGGTGACGGGCTTTGCGCTATGCTGCGCGCACCACACGACGCAGCTTGCAAAGGAGGGCAGACCGGATGGCGGTCTCTGTTTTGGCGCGATTTATCGCCGATGAATGGTTCAAGATCATGATGATTCTGTGTTTTCTACTATTGTTTGCCGCGCTCACCTTCGAGCTGCAATTCGATAACCTGACGGTCATATTGCTGTCGCTTGCCGGCACCCTGTGGGGTATCGGTGAGATGGCTTGCAGGCCTTACCGGGAAATCATTACCCAGGACACTGTTCTGCCCGGATACGCCAAAATATCCGGTCGCCCCAGGCAGCTTAACGTTGCAGCTTTTTGCCTGTTTTCGATTGCAGTTGTGGTCGCGGCTATGGGTATCTATCGTTTGTGGCTGCTGATACCAGTACTGGAATAAGTGGCCGCTTTCGCCCGGCCAGTCGCCTGTGTGGCGCCCGGCTCCAGGTGAGCCGTATGGGGAGCAAATATCCTGGCTGGCGGATTTAACCTTCGGTGCGCCTGCGCCGCCGTGTACAGCGCGTGCTTGAGGTAGGCAAGCGGCTAACAGTCGAGGCTGGCCCGATCCGTTGACGGGTGGTTATCACCTGCCAGAGTTAAACAATGCGCAGGCGTAAACGACGTAGGCCGCGTATGCGATAGAAGCGGCGATGATCACCACGTCTAGCCAGTGCTCGAAGCGCTCGCCCCATATGAGCTGTTCCACGGTTACCTCAAGCATCTGTATGCCCAAGACGAACATGATGACAACGAACGTAGCGATGACCGGGTTGCCTTGCGTAGCGCTGGCGATCGTCATGGCCGATTTATGGATCAAGTCCATTTCCTTTCTCCTTGTGGTTTCCCGGATGACCCTCACCGAAGATCATCGAGGAAGCGCTTGTCTGGCGTTTCGATTAGTAAGCCCGCCTATACATAATCAAACGGGTTGTAGAGCAGGTCGTCCCGGGTGCCGGGTTTTGCGATTCTGGTTATCCGGACTTTGCCTCTTGGGGCGCGTTCCAGATCGGGTGTGCCGCCGATTACTACCGTGCACACCATCAGCAGTATTGCGAGCGGGGCGATAATGCCGTTGCGGATGGCGTTGGCGATCAGCTGGGGCCGGTTCGAAGCCTTGAGCTTGAACATGGCCGATGCGATGCGCTTCTTAACGCTGTCGGGGGCCAAGCCGGCTTGCTTTGCTATTTCTTTGCCCGTCATGCCGGCGGCTACCATCAAGGTGAATTCCAGCTCTCTCAGGGCCAGGCCCATGTCGAGAAATCCTTTCCATTGGTTGTGAACAATTGCGTTCATGTGTCTGCTCCTGCTTGCTGTTTCCCGATGCACCCGGTGACCAGGTGCATGAGGAAACTCTGTGCCTCCGTTAAACCACGGTGGGCTGGGCTGTGCCTTGGCACTCTCGGGGATCCTGAGGATCCAACAGCCGGTCACGCGCAGGCTACCGGCACTCTCTTTTCTCGATCGACGCTGCACGAGCGGGGTGAGGCATCCCCTGTACCGGATTTGGGCTCCGGCTTGCTGCCCTGGGAAGCGGTGGTTTGCTTCGATGAAATAAAGATTACCGTGAGGTAATACATTGGTCAATACCAATAGGTAATATTTATCGGCATGGCGCTGGGAGGACCACGCCGGAAGACGCGGGGCAGGATCAAACCGCGATGCGATCCGGGATGGTAGAATGTTCTTTTTCTGAGGAAAAACAGGGATATGGATATCACACGGATGTTGCGTTACGGCCGTTTTTTGCTCCCGCCATTTATGGCTTTTCTCGCTGGCCTGGTGGTCATGGCCTGGGCTCAGCGCGGGCTGCAACAGTTCAGCCCTTACCTGGGACTGTCTGATCCGCTTACGCTGGTTTCCATATTCGCTGGCGCAGGGGTATCCATAGCAGGCGGCGGGTTGTTTGCCTGGAATGTGTACAGGTTGTATCGCCGGCATGCGGCCTTACGCGATGGGGAGTGCCTGAGCTGTCATGGTGATATGCGTAGGCGAGATGGGTGGTACGGGGCGTATCGGGTATGTGACTTCTGTGGGGCAAAGCGGGAAGGGTGGAGGTAGCTGACCACAGGGTAAGGGATTGCCCTAGCAGCGAAAGACACAGTGGCGGGAAGGGGGTGGAAGATGCAATGCGTGCTTGGAATGAGGCCGGGAGCCAGGCCCTTGTCTTAATAATTCATTGTCTGCCGTCTCGGCACGAACTGACATTCTAGGCTAGGCGTAATACAGATACGCGGTACCTATGAGAGCGGGAATCCAGGCGAGTATCTGCAGTGCGGCCAATGTCCACTGTAATCGACACTCGTCCACTTTAAGGAATGTTTTCATTTTTTCAATGGAGACGCGCAAATCTTCAGGATACGAATCAGTCTTTCCGTCTATGGAATCAATGACGATATTTTTCGCTTGCTTGATGAGACTGAAATGCCGACGCTGATTATGGACAATTCCGCTGATGACAAGAGAAGCAAACGTTAGACCTAGAACCAGAAATATGCTTTCAAGCAAGTCATCAGACTTGGATAAGGCTATGAGTGCTGCGAAAGATACAGGGATTGCCAGCAATTTCCCTGTTATATCTCCAAGGATCTTTGAGTATTGTGATGCGATGTCAAATTCCGCTTCTGCGACCTCTCTCTTGGCTTTGTGAAATGCAAAGCCACTGAAGTATGTATTAAGGTTAGCCTGGAATAGTTCGGAGAATTTAGTCCATCCAGAAAGAAGCCTTTTAAAGCTATCTTCTTTTGCGCTGGGTCCGCCCAGAAACTCTGATACG is a window of Pseudomonas sp. gcc21 DNA encoding:
- a CDS encoding DUF4406 domain-containing protein; protein product: MFADSAMTATPRAAGTPITPMRIPVVYIAGPYRAKSRAGVELNIQSARAMGMQTVRKGWSPLIPHANTGGLDEAAPDIPDDYWLAATMELMRRCDAVLLCPGYHTSAGTEAEVAEAARLGIPVYRSPRELPSAKNWTSIRLHDR
- the csrA gene encoding carbon storage regulator CsrA; protein product: MLILTRRIGETILVGDDVRITVTGVAGQQVRLAIDAPRDVPVHREEVYDRIKADIEAAPAS
- a CDS encoding helix-turn-helix transcriptional regulator, yielding MNAIVHNQWKGFLDMGLALRELEFTLMVAAGMTGKEIAKQAGLAPDSVKKRIASAMFKLKASNRPQLIANAIRNGIIAPLAILLMVCTVVIGGTPDLERAPRGKVRITRIAKPGTRDDLLYNPFDYV